Sequence from the uncultured Flavobacterium sp. genome:
TATAGCTAATCCAAAATAATTTATGATATTCTATTATATTTAATATACCTTTTTGCCAATAGCCTAAAATCTTTTTTTTGGAATAACTAAGAAATATGTATTGTATAAGGTTAATTAATCTCATTATCATTTAAAGAGTTTTTTTTATCAAAATTATTAACAGGACAAAATTGTAACCTTTAAATAGAAGAAAAAATAAGATATCTTAATAAAAGCTATCAAGTTGGAGTTGCAATCTTTGTCGTCAGAGATTTTGTAAAATTACAAGTCCAACAAAATCAAGTTTTAGCGAATTTGAGTTCGTATGTGCAACTGAAGTATGTCTTAAATACAATAGCTTATACGTCCATGGCAAAACAGGAGAAGAAAAGCAGCAAGACCAGCAATTTCAGTAGCTCTTTAGTCTTGAAGGATTAGTTTTTTTTTGCTAAAAATATATTAGTGAATATAAATCATAACACATTTGTTATTCTTTTTTTGCCTTGATTGTTGGACTGTTTTTTTCTTTAGTAAAAATATTTATAAGAGAATTTTCTTTAATTCCATTTTTATTTTATTTTTTTTAAAACCAGCTAAGGATTATGATTAGATACTGACTATCAATCCCAAAGAAATATTAATTCCCGGCAACGGTGCTAAATACTTTAGAAAAGAATTCTGCGGTCTGGCTTCAACATTGAGCAGATTGGTACCAGCAGCAAAATATTCTATTTTATATTCTTTGAAAATCATATTGTAGGCAAGTCTTGCAGAAAGAAGTGAATAGGCCGGCATTGGCGGTTCCTGATTAATATTTTTTCCGAGGTAACGCTGTTCCATATAACGGTCGAATGCTGCGCTAAGTTCAAATTTACTCAAAGCGATCCCGCCTGAAAATCCAAATCGGCTGGTTGGCATATTGGGCATATAGTCTCCTTCTGCCCAGTGTCTCATACCATCTTCGGCAACATTGATATTTTTAACCAGGTCAAAATACCATCCCAGCTGGATATTAAAGTTTTCGCTGATTTTTTTATCGTATGCCATTTCAGCTTCCCAGCCATTTAACTCCGTGTCCGATTGGCGCCATTCTTTTACCAAAAAACCTCCTGAACGTGAAATTCCTGTATGAGCCAGATATAAATAATTATCCAATAAGGTGTGGTAGTTTGTAACAGAAAACTTTAGTCCGGCATAATTAAATCCTGCTCCAAACTCTGTGGTCTTTGCCGTTTCTTTGTTTAACTTGTCATCTCCGTTTTCTTCTAAAATAATAGCAAAATGATTATTGCCCGCATACAATTCGTTAACATCAGGAGCACGTTCGGAATGAGAGTAAGAGCCCCGTACATAGACATATTTAATAATATCTATTTGCAATCCAGAAGTAAACTGGCTGAGATGGAAATCACGATCTGACAGTTTTCCGCCACCCAGTCCCCTGCTTGGTTTATAGCCTTCTGTAAGCGTGGCACGTCTTTGAACCAGATCATGACGATAGCCTGCATTTAGCTTCAGAAATTTTATGGCAAATTGCTGCAGGGTGAATATTCCGTACTCGTGGCTATTGTTATCAGGAAGGTATCGCTGTTCACCGCTTCCATCAATATTGACAGCAGAAACGTCTATACCCGAAAGTCCTATTAAAAACTCAAGAGGCTGCTGATCCAACTCTAACCTAACAATCTGGCGTTCTGCCGAAAATTTATTGGCAAGATAATCGTCAATGAGTTCGCTGTCTTCAGAATATTGCAACATGTAATTTAATCTCAAGGCAGCAATTCCGGCGCTTTGGGGTCTGTACTCCGATTCCATCATCAGACTATTGCTTTCTGATCTGGTGTTTATGGGTAAGTAAATGCTTTCTCCTTCAACTTCATGTGCATAACCATCGTCATGTGTGTGCGTATGTCCAGGCAGTTTACGCAGTGCAAAACCGGGAATTCCATAATAGCCGTA
This genomic interval carries:
- a CDS encoding TonB-dependent receptor, giving the protein MQITSQSLCLFFLAFNLYAYSQDKPVDSVKTNVLNEVVISNNIKSELSNSRKISQKELSKNQSATLGETLSHVPGIQNSYFGPNSGAVVIRSLSGNRVKVLSNGMAMNDLSGISPNLNLITDMDNLLGIDVHINDGNVLFGGRAIGGAVNLKDNTIPKEKAPKSLSGFARADGSTNLGYKQAFDFNGNIGKKWVWHGGGMNRWNDDIKIPGKTKASIAYDPKIDNLTASMAQVHLEKQTTRNLTLYPYISQFVLDKMNDPQWALTDADLYTFQEKSFVDGAYVSNPKNSLYISGQPVGTPFSTTIVKGITDYAPVKKGTMPNSHANSYVVNFGTGYVGEKFNIGAGFRRTYGYYGIPGFALRKLPGHTHTHDDGYAHEVEGESIYLPINTRSESNSLMMESEYRPQSAGIAALRLNYMLQYSEDSELIDDYLANKFSAERQIVRLELDQQPLEFLIGLSGIDVSAVNIDGSGEQRYLPDNNSHEYGIFTLQQFAIKFLKLNAGYRHDLVQRRATLTEGYKPSRGLGGGKLSDRDFHLSQFTSGLQIDIIKYVYVRGSYSHSERAPDVNELYAGNNHFAIILEENGDDKLNKETAKTTEFGAGFNYAGLKFSVTNYHTLLDNYLYLAHTGISRSGGFLVKEWRQSDTELNGWEAEMAYDKKISENFNIQLGWYFDLVKNINVAEDGMRHWAEGDYMPNMPTSRFGFSGGIALSKFELSAAFDRYMEQRYLGKNINQEPPMPAYSLLSARLAYNMIFKEYKIEYFAAGTNLLNVEARPQNSFLKYLAPLPGINISLGLIVSI